Proteins from one Candidatus Eisenbacteria bacterium genomic window:
- a CDS encoding NAD(+)/NADH kinase, with protein MKPKKPSRVALVVNTRRTNSRKVALDAIKWLETRGVHVFLEKSLGTFLKRPDLSSDESVLRKEAQVVLAIGGDGTILRAAKAVRGTRAVVLGVNLGSLGFLSDIKLCDLYPALERIMKGDYEVERRMMVEARVEDFRKSIHSYEALNDIVICKTASSRALRMRLLVSGRLLGKFTADGLIVSTPTGSTAYSLSAGGPIMKPTMSALLATPICAHSLAARPLVVPGEETLTVELAPRDTTAKLIADGHESFDLHPHHIVRFHKARVCANLVSARGVSFYDVLREKFKWGGVPARDARGN; from the coding sequence TTGAAACCGAAAAAACCATCCAGAGTCGCGCTCGTAGTTAATACGAGAAGAACAAATTCCAGGAAGGTTGCGCTTGACGCAATCAAGTGGCTTGAGACGAGAGGGGTACACGTCTTTCTTGAGAAGAGCCTTGGGACATTCTTGAAAAGACCCGACCTTTCCAGCGATGAATCAGTGCTGAGGAAGGAGGCTCAGGTAGTCCTGGCAATCGGCGGAGACGGAACAATCCTCAGGGCGGCAAAAGCTGTGAGGGGGACCAGGGCAGTTGTTCTCGGCGTAAATCTCGGCAGCCTTGGGTTTCTCTCCGACATAAAACTCTGCGACCTCTATCCGGCACTCGAGAGAATAATGAAGGGCGATTATGAGGTGGAAAGAAGAATGATGGTCGAAGCCCGAGTCGAGGACTTCAGAAAAAGCATCCACTCATACGAAGCTCTGAACGACATTGTGATTTGCAAAACCGCCTCATCACGAGCTTTGAGAATGAGACTGCTCGTTTCCGGGAGGCTTCTTGGCAAGTTCACGGCCGATGGATTGATTGTTTCCACTCCGACGGGCTCAACTGCATACTCACTGTCCGCCGGCGGTCCGATCATGAAGCCAACCATGAGCGCGCTTCTGGCAACGCCGATATGCGCTCATTCGCTTGCCGCAAGACCTCTCGTCGTGCCGGGGGAAGAGACGCTTACAGTTGAGCTTGCACCCCGAGACACCACGGCAAAACTCATCGCTGATGGTCATGAGTCGTTTGACCTTCATCCCCACCACATTGTTAGATTCCACAAGGCACGGGTATGCGCCAATCTCGTGTCGGCAAGAGGTGTGTCTTTCTACGACGTGCTGCGCGAGAAATTCAAGTGGGGAGGAGTCCCTGCCAGAGATGCTCGAGGAAATTAG
- the dxs gene encoding 1-deoxy-D-xylulose-5-phosphate synthase, whose amino-acid sequence MAKLLDKINSPEDLKKLSINELPLLANEIRESIIGVVSKTGGHLAASLGAVEIGIAVHYVFDSPRDKIVWDVGHQSYCHKILTGRKDVFPSLRQFGGISGFPKREESVHDAFGTGHASTSVSAALGLACARDLAGESYYVVAVVGDGGLTGGLAYEGLNQAGDLKTNLIVIINDNGMSISPNVGAMARYFTRVISTRAYRRIEARIWEALGRIPAIGSKARYFGRRFKEGVRSIVVPNIIFEELGFKYYGPLEGHNLHELIPILRQLREVKGPIVLHMITKKGKGYKFAEDDATLYHGVTPFDKTTGESEETSKETYTDVFGRTACELGGIDKRLVAVTAAMTDNAGFREFAELYPDRFFDVGIAEEHAVTFSAGLAANGMRPIVAIYSTFLQRAYDQIIHDVSLQKLKIVFAIDRAGIVGQDGPTHHGPFDMVYLRVIPGMRILAPKDENELRDMLFTAVKIQDGPVAIRFPRSSISGAGTRREMKELELGKAVIEKNGDDLYILAIGSMVHPSILAAEILEKKGISAGVLNARFLKPLDEEMISGLAQRTKVILTVEEGALNGGFGSAVLECLEKRGLSHVAVKRLGIPDTFIEHGPRALLLQKLGLTAEGIAQTALKWTGAKFETEKTIQSRARS is encoded by the coding sequence ATGGCTAAACTGCTGGACAAAATCAATTCCCCGGAGGATCTGAAGAAACTCTCCATCAATGAGCTTCCTCTGCTTGCGAATGAGATAAGAGAGAGCATCATCGGTGTTGTCTCAAAAACCGGAGGTCATCTCGCAGCAAGCCTGGGCGCGGTTGAAATCGGTATTGCAGTCCACTATGTCTTTGACTCACCAAGAGACAAAATAGTCTGGGATGTGGGGCATCAGAGCTATTGTCACAAGATTCTCACCGGCAGGAAAGATGTATTCCCGAGCTTAAGACAGTTTGGAGGGATATCCGGATTTCCAAAGAGAGAAGAAAGCGTCCACGATGCGTTCGGAACCGGGCACGCGAGCACGTCCGTTTCCGCCGCGCTGGGATTGGCATGCGCAAGAGATTTGGCCGGCGAGTCTTACTATGTCGTTGCTGTTGTCGGGGACGGCGGGCTCACTGGCGGGCTGGCCTACGAAGGCCTGAACCAGGCGGGAGACCTCAAGACAAACCTGATAGTAATCATAAACGACAACGGGATGTCGATCTCCCCGAATGTCGGAGCAATGGCCAGATACTTCACAAGGGTGATCTCGACGAGGGCCTACAGGAGAATAGAGGCGCGAATCTGGGAAGCCCTGGGAAGAATCCCGGCCATCGGAAGCAAGGCAAGGTACTTTGGCCGCAGGTTCAAAGAAGGAGTGAGGAGTATTGTCGTACCGAACATAATATTCGAGGAGCTGGGATTCAAGTACTACGGCCCGCTTGAAGGGCACAATCTGCACGAGCTGATACCAATCCTGAGGCAGCTGAGAGAGGTGAAAGGGCCGATTGTTCTCCACATGATCACGAAGAAAGGGAAGGGGTACAAATTCGCCGAAGATGATGCGACGCTCTACCACGGTGTAACCCCGTTTGACAAGACAACGGGCGAATCAGAGGAAACCTCAAAGGAAACTTACACGGATGTATTTGGCCGGACCGCGTGCGAGCTCGGCGGGATTGACAAGAGACTTGTGGCTGTCACTGCAGCCATGACCGACAACGCGGGCTTCAGAGAATTCGCGGAGCTCTATCCTGACAGGTTCTTCGATGTGGGGATAGCCGAGGAACATGCAGTCACTTTCTCAGCGGGGCTCGCGGCCAATGGGATGAGACCAATCGTCGCAATATATTCCACGTTTCTGCAGAGGGCGTATGACCAGATTATTCATGACGTTTCACTTCAGAAGCTCAAGATTGTCTTTGCAATTGACAGGGCTGGGATAGTTGGCCAGGACGGTCCTACGCATCATGGCCCTTTCGACATGGTCTATCTCCGGGTTATTCCGGGGATGAGGATTCTTGCTCCGAAGGATGAGAATGAGCTCAGGGATATGCTCTTTACAGCCGTGAAGATTCAAGACGGCCCGGTGGCGATCAGGTTTCCGAGGTCCAGCATCTCCGGGGCCGGGACCCGCAGGGAGATGAAGGAGCTGGAGCTTGGAAAGGCCGTAATTGAGAAGAACGGCGATGATCTCTACATTCTGGCAATCGGATCGATGGTTCATCCTTCGATTCTCGCCGCAGAGATTCTTGAGAAAAAAGGAATATCGGCTGGAGTTCTAAACGCAAGATTCCTGAAACCTCTTGATGAGGAAATGATATCCGGGCTGGCCCAGAGGACGAAGGTGATTCTGACCGTTGAAGAGGGCGCTCTGAACGGCGGGTTCGGTTCTGCAGTCCTGGAGTGTCTTGAGAAGAGGGGACTTTCTCATGTGGCCGTGAAGAGACTCGGAATACCCGACACCTTCATCGAACACGGCCCGAGGGCGCTCCTCCTTCAGAAGCTCGGCCTTACCGCAGAAGGTATCGCGCAGACCGCATTGAAATGGACGGGGGCAAAGTTTGAAACCGAAAAAACCATCCAGAGTCGCGCTCGTAGTTAA
- a CDS encoding divergent PAP2 family protein yields MPFNVFMSEKPFLIAISCSLLIQLLKGFAAFARHGKLDFRRFVRTGGMPSSHAASVSSLSMAVGLKEGFSSALFGVTLFFSLIIMYDAAGLRRAAGRQAEVLNRILDDHYSKHKVGEERLLELLGHTPFEVLVGAVTGVLFAFIWY; encoded by the coding sequence ATGCCGTTCAACGTTTTCATGAGCGAGAAGCCGTTTCTCATTGCCATTTCATGCAGCCTGTTGATTCAATTGCTCAAGGGATTTGCAGCGTTTGCCAGGCATGGGAAGCTCGACTTCAGGAGATTTGTACGTACGGGCGGAATGCCAAGCTCGCATGCTGCTTCAGTTTCCTCGCTTTCCATGGCGGTGGGGCTAAAGGAAGGTTTCTCCAGTGCACTTTTTGGTGTTACTCTCTTTTTCAGCCTGATAATCATGTATGACGCGGCAGGTCTGAGGCGCGCGGCAGGGAGGCAGGCTGAAGTTCTCAACAGGATTCTGGATGATCACTACTCGAAGCACAAGGTCGGCGAAGAGAGGCTCCTCGAGCTTCTCGGTCACACTCCGTTTGAGGTGCTTGTCGGCGCCGTTACCGGTGTTCTCTTCGCCTTTATCTGGTACTGA
- a CDS encoding polyprenyl synthetase family protein, whose amino-acid sequence MEKNRFPILHDFIEKTKSPIERELLNVLPSSPQSPLAIGRAMRYSVMSGGKRLRPLLLVLAHRACGGKGNTVFRVACSIELVHTFSLIHDDLPSMDDDDMRRGKPTCHKAFGEGIAVLAGDALLALAFENLASISNSRAISSETAVRLIAELAGATGAHEMMGGQAADLLHEGKKVSLPRVRRIHEQKTGALIRASLRMGGILAGASERMLARLSGYGERIGLAFQITDDILNLQSTPEKLGKAVQNDLERKKPTYPSVIGIGRSCEAVRRLTDEAKKDAKHFGKFRGHFEEMAEFVASRGN is encoded by the coding sequence GTGGAGAAGAATAGATTTCCGATTCTCCATGATTTCATCGAAAAAACCAAGAGCCCCATAGAAAGAGAGCTTCTGAATGTCCTCCCGTCTTCACCCCAGAGTCCTTTGGCAATTGGGCGCGCAATGAGATATAGTGTGATGTCGGGAGGAAAGAGGCTTAGGCCGCTTCTTCTTGTCCTTGCGCACAGGGCATGCGGCGGGAAGGGAAACACGGTATTCAGGGTGGCATGCTCGATTGAGCTCGTGCACACCTTCTCACTCATACACGATGACCTTCCGTCCATGGATGACGATGACATGAGGCGGGGCAAGCCGACATGTCACAAGGCGTTCGGAGAGGGTATTGCCGTCCTGGCAGGAGATGCACTGCTTGCGCTTGCCTTTGAAAATCTTGCATCAATCAGTAATAGCAGAGCCATCAGTTCTGAAACGGCGGTAAGACTCATTGCCGAACTTGCCGGGGCAACGGGGGCGCACGAAATGATGGGAGGTCAGGCCGCTGACCTGCTGCATGAAGGGAAGAAGGTAAGCCTTCCGCGGGTGCGACGCATTCACGAACAGAAGACCGGCGCTCTCATCAGGGCATCTCTGAGAATGGGAGGAATCCTGGCTGGAGCGTCAGAGAGAATGCTTGCCCGGCTCTCCGGATACGGAGAGAGGATCGGCCTGGCATTCCAGATTACCGACGACATTCTCAACCTTCAGTCAACTCCCGAGAAGCTCGGGAAGGCAGTTCAAAATGACTTGGAGAGAAAGAAACCCACGTATCCTTCGGTCATCGGCATTGGGAGATCGTGCGAAGCGGTGAGACGGCTCACTGACGAGGCAAAGAAAGACGCAAAGCACTTTGGAAAGTTTCGCGGTCATTTCGAGGAAATGGCTGAGTTCGTAGCAAGCAGGGGGAACTAG
- the xseB gene encoding exodeoxyribonuclease VII small subunit, producing the protein MKEKEKTPDVEKQSFESALKRLEEIVKELERGEMSLEDSISGFGEGMELVKFCLRKLDTVEKKLQKLMAREDGGFELEPLEKKEESGEE; encoded by the coding sequence GTGAAGGAAAAAGAAAAGACTCCGGACGTTGAGAAGCAGTCATTTGAATCTGCCCTCAAGAGACTTGAGGAGATAGTGAAGGAGCTCGAGAGGGGCGAGATGAGTCTTGAGGATTCCATCTCCGGGTTCGGAGAGGGGATGGAGCTCGTCAAGTTCTGTCTTAGGAAACTGGACACCGTCGAGAAGAAGCTCCAAAAACTCATGGCAAGAGAAGACGGCGGCTTTGAGCTGGAACCTCTGGAAAAGAAGGAAGAAAGTGGAGAAGAATAG
- the xseA gene encoding exodeoxyribonuclease VII large subunit, which translates to MATFPEKKVYTVTEITRSIKLLLETSFHEVWVMGEISQMSDQRSGSGHMYFSIRDEHALLKCAMFRQANRKLLFEPKVGAKVEARGRITVYEEGGQYQLVCDELSPLGVGILQLRLEELKKKLAKEGLFDEARKRPLPPFPERIGIVTSSSGAAIRDIERILGERWPGIEMILAPVRVQGEGAADEIARAIDNFNRFGEVDVLIVGRGGGPPEDLWAFNEEVVARSIFSSHIPVISAVGHEIDFTIADFVADMRAPTPSAAAKMAVKDKLEVLEHISDLESRLKKDLLSLISNLKIRLERLRKSYGLMRPVDILEQRARRVDELSHSLRLMAGHFLDEKKKRTESLVHRLTALSPREVLRRGYCVVRGYPAREIVKRVKAITSGQKLELEFLDGLANCSVLQTSQSQEER; encoded by the coding sequence ATGGCGACTTTTCCCGAGAAAAAGGTTTACACGGTCACGGAGATTACGAGGTCGATCAAGCTGCTTCTTGAGACAAGCTTTCATGAAGTGTGGGTAATGGGTGAAATATCACAGATGAGCGATCAAAGATCGGGCTCGGGGCACATGTATTTCTCTATCAGAGACGAACATGCGCTCCTCAAGTGCGCAATGTTCAGACAGGCGAACAGGAAGCTTCTCTTCGAGCCAAAGGTAGGCGCAAAGGTTGAAGCAAGAGGCAGGATCACGGTCTATGAAGAGGGGGGACAGTACCAGCTTGTTTGCGATGAGCTGAGTCCACTCGGGGTCGGGATACTTCAGCTTAGACTTGAGGAATTGAAGAAGAAGCTCGCAAAAGAAGGCCTTTTTGACGAGGCGCGAAAGAGACCCCTTCCGCCATTTCCGGAAAGGATTGGCATAGTCACTTCGTCAAGCGGCGCCGCAATACGAGACATAGAAAGAATACTTGGCGAAAGATGGCCTGGGATAGAGATGATTCTGGCGCCGGTGAGAGTTCAGGGCGAAGGGGCCGCGGATGAAATCGCAAGAGCCATCGATAACTTCAACAGGTTCGGAGAAGTTGATGTCCTGATCGTAGGAAGAGGAGGCGGCCCGCCGGAAGATCTCTGGGCTTTCAATGAAGAGGTTGTTGCAAGGAGTATTTTCTCTTCACACATCCCGGTGATCTCTGCCGTGGGACACGAAATAGATTTCACAATTGCCGATTTTGTTGCAGACATGAGGGCGCCGACACCATCTGCGGCGGCAAAGATGGCTGTGAAAGACAAGCTTGAAGTGTTGGAGCATATATCTGATCTCGAGTCCAGGTTGAAGAAGGACCTTCTGTCGCTGATTTCGAACCTCAAGATAAGACTTGAAAGATTGAGAAAGAGCTACGGTCTCATGCGGCCGGTTGATATTCTCGAACAGAGGGCGAGGAGGGTAGATGAGCTTTCCCACTCACTTCGGCTCATGGCCGGGCATTTTCTCGATGAGAAAAAGAAGAGGACTGAAAGCCTGGTTCACAGACTCACGGCTCTTAGCCCCAGGGAGGTGCTGAGAAGAGGATACTGCGTTGTGCGGGGATACCCGGCCCGCGAGATAGTTAAAAGAGTGAAGGCCATTACGTCCGGACAGAAACTCGAGCTCGAGTTTCTTGACGGCCTGGCAAACTGCAGTGTGCTTCAGACATCACAATCCCAGGAGGAAAGGTGA
- a CDS encoding bifunctional 5,10-methylenetetrahydrofolate dehydrogenase/5,10-methenyltetrahydrofolate cyclohydrolase, giving the protein MSAILLEGRKLAEEIRNEVRKEAALLSAKAQVPRLVVVSVGKDPGSEVYVGQKKKACRDAGIEFTHRQFPEGTDLSVLSEELSVISRDRNIHAVIVQLPLPTGIDEGQVIRHLDPSKDVDGLHPLNIGLLARGEDGFVPCTPLGILELIKRNNISLDGANVVILGRSNLVGRPLSILLSQKKPGLNATVTLCHTGTKNLKQHTREADILVSCAGKPGTVTEDMVSAKTVVIDVGITRIERDGKQSIIGDVDFERVSRIVRAITPVPGGVGPLTVAMLLRNTVTAAKRQFELSVMRS; this is encoded by the coding sequence GTGAGCGCAATTCTGCTGGAGGGAAGAAAGCTAGCAGAAGAGATCAGGAACGAAGTAAGAAAAGAGGCCGCGCTCTTAAGTGCGAAGGCACAGGTTCCCAGGCTGGTCGTGGTTTCAGTCGGGAAAGACCCCGGCTCCGAGGTCTATGTCGGGCAGAAGAAAAAAGCATGCCGCGACGCCGGAATAGAGTTCACTCACCGCCAATTCCCCGAGGGAACCGATCTTTCAGTTCTCTCAGAAGAGCTCAGCGTCATCTCCCGCGACCGGAACATTCATGCGGTAATAGTGCAGCTTCCCCTACCGACTGGCATTGATGAGGGACAGGTCATCAGGCATCTTGATCCTTCAAAGGATGTAGATGGGCTTCATCCTCTGAACATAGGCCTTCTCGCCCGCGGAGAAGACGGATTTGTTCCTTGCACGCCGCTTGGCATCCTGGAGCTCATAAAGAGAAACAACATCAGTCTTGACGGCGCAAATGTCGTGATTCTGGGAAGAAGCAATCTGGTCGGAAGACCTCTTTCCATTCTTCTTTCCCAGAAGAAACCCGGATTGAATGCAACTGTGACCCTGTGCCACACGGGCACAAAGAACCTGAAGCAGCACACAAGAGAAGCCGATATCCTGGTTTCGTGTGCCGGGAAGCCGGGCACGGTGACGGAAGATATGGTGAGCGCAAAGACCGTAGTGATAGATGTTGGAATCACGAGGATTGAAAGAGACGGCAAGCAGAGTATCATTGGAGATGTTGACTTTGAGCGCGTGAGCCGCATCGTACGTGCAATCACTCCTGTCCCGGGAGGCGTGGGACCATTGACGGTGGCCATGCTGCTCAGGAATACGGTGACAGCCGCAAAGAGACAATTCGAGCTTTCGGTCATGAGAAGCTGA
- a CDS encoding TIGR00282 family metallophosphoesterase, producing MTKILFVADVFGKPGRNVLSAILPTFIAKNGVDFCIANGENAAAGKGLTPEIASLFFQSGVDVITGGNHLWDKKEVFQLLGNDQRVIRPANYPPGVPGPGAGVFTARNKKPVGVMNLLGRTFIREVDCPFRVALSTLEFFRDKTQTIVIDFHGEATSEKTALGWFLDGKVSAVIGTHTHVQTADERILPNGTAYITDAGMTGPFDSVIGVKKEMAIRRFLTQLPERFEPATDDLRLNAVFISVDGVSGKSTAIERIEIKLDDEY from the coding sequence GTGACGAAAATCCTTTTCGTTGCTGATGTGTTTGGAAAACCGGGTAGAAACGTCCTCTCCGCAATTCTTCCTACGTTCATAGCGAAGAACGGTGTCGATTTCTGCATAGCCAACGGCGAAAATGCCGCTGCCGGAAAAGGCCTCACGCCTGAGATTGCATCGCTCTTCTTTCAATCCGGAGTGGATGTCATAACTGGTGGGAACCACCTTTGGGACAAGAAAGAAGTCTTCCAGCTTTTGGGAAATGATCAGAGAGTGATCAGGCCTGCAAACTATCCGCCCGGCGTGCCCGGCCCGGGGGCAGGTGTTTTCACTGCGCGAAACAAGAAGCCAGTTGGCGTCATGAATCTTCTCGGCAGAACGTTCATAAGAGAGGTTGACTGTCCCTTCAGGGTCGCTCTTTCCACTCTTGAATTCTTCAGAGACAAGACGCAAACAATAGTCATTGATTTCCACGGCGAGGCGACTTCGGAGAAAACCGCGTTGGGCTGGTTCCTGGACGGAAAGGTCAGCGCAGTCATCGGCACTCATACCCATGTGCAGACGGCGGACGAAAGAATACTGCCCAACGGAACTGCGTACATCACCGATGCCGGCATGACGGGGCCATTTGATTCGGTCATCGGGGTCAAGAAAGAAATGGCAATCCGCCGCTTCCTGACACAGCTTCCGGAAAGATTTGAACCCGCCACGGATGATCTGAGATTGAATGCTGTCTTCATTTCCGTTGACGGAGTTTCGGGAAAATCAACCGCAATTGAAAGAATCGAGATAAAGCTCGATGATGAATACTAG
- the rny gene encoding ribonuclease Y, with product MDLAIVLYTLAGVGIAIAMFFVGWYTSRKLGESKVVNAEQLAEKILREAQKEAETQKKSAILEAKDEWYKARAEFEKETQGVRLELQGRDRKNQEREVNLNRKVDLLDKKERDLRRLERDLTNKDKVLEERAHDLNVLIQEQNTRLEKIAGMSSQEAKELLMQNLESEARHEAAKLIAEIKESALRTAEKEAKKVITLAIQRCASEHVAETTVSVVSLPNEEMKGRIIGREGRNIRAFETATGVDVIIDDTPEAVILSGFDPVRREVAKISLERLIADGRIHPSRIEEIVDKAWKEIEDQIREIGEQTSLDVGIHGLHPEVIKLLGKLRYRTSYGQNVLEHSKEVAYLAGMMAAELSMDIDLAKRAGLLHDIGKGMTHEFEGPHAQIGMDYLAKYGEDKEVLAAVGEHHNDRSATTNSLLSVLVSAADAVSGARPGARRETLETYVKRLEKLERIADSFPGVEKAYAIQAGREIRIMVEHKEVDDSKATLLAADIARKVERELEYPGQIKVVVIREMRAVEYAR from the coding sequence ATGGATCTAGCGATAGTACTTTACACACTCGCCGGCGTTGGAATTGCGATCGCAATGTTTTTTGTCGGCTGGTACACAAGCAGGAAACTGGGCGAAAGCAAGGTTGTTAATGCCGAACAACTGGCCGAGAAGATTCTCAGAGAAGCGCAGAAGGAGGCCGAGACTCAGAAGAAAAGCGCAATTCTCGAGGCCAAGGATGAATGGTACAAGGCAAGAGCAGAATTTGAAAAAGAGACTCAGGGTGTCAGACTCGAGCTCCAGGGAAGGGATAGGAAGAACCAGGAAAGGGAGGTCAATCTAAACAGAAAGGTTGACCTGCTTGACAAGAAGGAAAGGGATTTGAGGAGGCTTGAAAGGGACCTTACCAACAAGGACAAGGTACTCGAAGAGAGAGCGCACGACCTGAATGTGCTTATCCAGGAACAGAACACGAGGCTTGAGAAGATTGCGGGGATGAGCTCCCAGGAAGCGAAGGAGCTCCTTATGCAGAACCTCGAGAGCGAGGCCCGGCATGAGGCCGCAAAGCTCATAGCCGAGATAAAGGAGAGCGCCCTCCGGACAGCCGAGAAAGAAGCAAAGAAGGTAATCACCCTTGCCATCCAGCGGTGCGCGTCCGAACACGTAGCCGAGACGACTGTCTCGGTTGTCTCGCTTCCGAATGAAGAGATGAAGGGAAGGATCATCGGCAGGGAGGGACGGAACATCCGCGCATTTGAGACTGCTACCGGGGTTGACGTGATAATTGATGATACGCCTGAGGCGGTTATTCTTTCGGGGTTTGACCCGGTCAGACGCGAGGTCGCAAAAATATCGCTTGAGAGGTTGATTGCCGACGGGCGGATTCATCCCAGCAGAATAGAGGAAATCGTGGACAAGGCATGGAAGGAGATCGAGGATCAGATAAGAGAGATAGGCGAGCAAACCAGTCTCGATGTCGGAATTCATGGTCTTCATCCCGAAGTAATAAAGCTTCTCGGAAAGCTCAGGTACAGAACGAGCTATGGTCAAAACGTGCTGGAGCATTCAAAGGAAGTTGCCTATCTCGCCGGCATGATGGCTGCCGAGCTTTCGATGGACATCGACCTCGCCAAGAGAGCAGGGCTTCTGCACGACATTGGAAAAGGCATGACTCACGAATTCGAAGGACCGCACGCACAGATTGGGATGGACTACCTGGCAAAGTACGGTGAAGACAAGGAGGTACTTGCCGCCGTCGGAGAGCATCACAACGACCGGTCTGCCACGACTAACAGTCTTCTCAGTGTCCTTGTCTCGGCGGCAGATGCTGTTTCAGGGGCAAGACCAGGGGCGAGAAGAGAGACACTTGAGACTTACGTCAAACGGCTCGAGAAGCTCGAAAGAATAGCTGACTCTTTCCCGGGCGTGGAGAAGGCCTATGCTATACAGGCAGGGCGGGAGATAAGGATAATGGTCGAGCACAAGGAGGTTGACGATTCGAAGGCGACGCTTCTTGCTGCAGACATTGCCCGCAAGGTTGAAAGGGAGCTTGAGTACCCGGGTCAGATAAAAGTCGTTGTGATAAGGGAGATGAGAGCAGTGGAGTACGCTCGGTGA
- a CDS encoding cell division protein ZapA encodes MATEKASFKVSIFGEEYPLKGEGDPDYVARIAEYVDKKMKESAEKYRTFPLHKVAVLASMNIAGELFQVGEMTEKLVSTLEKVSNRAGPLQGGNSGKQSEESADTR; translated from the coding sequence ATGGCCACTGAGAAAGCGAGCTTCAAGGTCAGCATTTTCGGTGAAGAATACCCATTGAAGGGCGAAGGTGACCCTGACTACGTTGCAAGGATTGCAGAATATGTGGATAAGAAGATGAAGGAAAGCGCGGAAAAATACCGCACATTCCCTCTGCACAAGGTGGCAGTCCTGGCCTCGATGAATATAGCGGGAGAACTGTTTCAAGTCGGGGAGATGACCGAGAAGCTAGTCTCAACTCTGGAGAAGGTTTCAAACAGAGCTGGCCCATTACAAGGAGGAAATTCCGGCAAACAATCTGAGGAATCCGCCGATACTAGGTAA